The Paraflavitalea devenefica genome contains a region encoding:
- a CDS encoding NfeD family protein — MKHLLPYCFFFLPIVLPAQTVISLKIDGAINPVVADYIRDGIQKAKEEKATCLLIHLNTPGGLLQSTRIIVSSMLESPVPVIVYVAPGGAHAGSAGAFITLAAHVAAMAPGTNIGAAHPVSFQPSTDSIMNAKGTNDAAAFIRAIAEKRNRNVQWAEDAVRNSVSITEKEALQKGVIDLIAFHEEDLLDQVHGKQVELVATTVTLHTKDARIVPYSMSFIERILNVLSDPSIAYIMMLLGLYGIMFELYNPGAILPGVIGIISLILSFYSMHTLPINYAGLALIIFAIILFILEIKITSHGVLGIGAVVSLLLGSLMLIRSQSSLEFVRISRIVIIAFTVTTTLFFLFVVGMGLRAQRAKVVTGLEGLVGAIAYALDILDPAGTVMFQGEVWNAVSLTGRIDKGDKVRVREMRNLTLYVERTEA, encoded by the coding sequence GTGAAACATCTCTTACCATATTGCTTTTTCTTTCTTCCGATCGTATTGCCTGCGCAAACGGTTATCTCCCTGAAGATTGATGGCGCTATTAACCCTGTAGTAGCCGATTATATCCGTGATGGCATCCAAAAAGCCAAGGAGGAAAAAGCCACCTGTCTCCTCATTCACCTCAATACGCCCGGTGGTTTATTGCAATCCACCCGGATCATCGTGAGCAGTATGCTGGAATCGCCGGTACCCGTCATCGTGTATGTGGCGCCGGGCGGCGCCCATGCGGGTTCGGCAGGGGCCTTTATTACACTGGCTGCCCATGTTGCCGCTATGGCCCCCGGCACCAATATCGGTGCAGCACACCCGGTAAGCTTTCAGCCATCAACCGATTCCATCATGAATGCAAAAGGAACGAATGATGCCGCTGCTTTTATCCGGGCCATTGCCGAAAAACGCAACCGCAATGTGCAGTGGGCCGAAGATGCCGTACGCAACAGTGTATCCATCACCGAAAAAGAAGCGCTGCAGAAAGGCGTAATTGATCTTATTGCCTTCCACGAAGAGGACCTGCTGGACCAGGTGCATGGCAAGCAGGTGGAGTTGGTTGCCACCACCGTTACCCTGCACACAAAAGATGCCCGGATAGTGCCCTACAGCATGAGCTTTATAGAAAGAATATTGAATGTGCTCAGTGATCCCAGCATCGCCTATATTATGATGCTGCTGGGCCTGTACGGGATCATGTTTGAGCTGTACAATCCCGGTGCTATCCTGCCAGGCGTTATTGGCATCATTTCATTGATCCTTTCTTTTTACTCCATGCATACCCTGCCCATTAATTATGCCGGACTGGCGCTGATCATTTTTGCCATCATCCTGTTTATACTGGAGATCAAAATAACCAGTCATGGAGTATTGGGTATTGGCGCCGTCGTATCACTACTGCTGGGCTCGCTGATGTTGATCAGGAGCCAGTCGTCCCTGGAGTTTGTGCGGATATCCCGGATCGTTATTATTGCTTTTACGGTGACTACCACCTTGTTCTTCCTTTTTGTGGTGGGCATGGGATTAAGGGCGCAGCGGGCAAAGGTCGTTACCGGCTTGGAAGGCCTGGTGGGCGCTATTGCCTACGCACTGGATATACTGGACCCTGCAGGCACTGTTATGTTCCAGGGAGAAGTATGGAATGCGGTATCCCTAACAGGCAGGATTGATAAAGGAGACAAAGTGCGGGTGAGGGAAATGAGGAACCTGACATTGTATGTTGAAAGAACGGAAGCTTAA
- a CDS encoding C40 family peptidase: MSKHVILYFIIAVLAIACGNSRKAASNWQTIVVSTADSSNRTLAALSPDQRLRVKYAAWLKTDPDSLKNMTLYQFIDKWMKTPYRWGGTDEKGIDCSAFMQRLLQDVYNIPVPRTSVEQFFTKSIEPFHDGHYFAEGDLVFFATIPGKPVSHVGFYLQNRVFVNASSSQGVSLANLDDPYWKKRYVAAGRVKRFLN; encoded by the coding sequence ATGAGTAAACATGTAATATTATATTTTATCATAGCAGTCCTGGCAATTGCGTGCGGCAACAGTAGGAAAGCTGCCAGCAATTGGCAAACCATTGTGGTAAGCACGGCCGATAGCAGCAATCGCACCCTCGCTGCCTTGAGCCCCGATCAACGCCTGCGGGTGAAATATGCCGCCTGGCTGAAAACCGATCCCGACAGTCTGAAAAATATGACCCTCTACCAGTTTATTGATAAATGGATGAAAACGCCGTACCGTTGGGGCGGCACCGATGAAAAAGGGATTGATTGTTCTGCCTTTATGCAACGCCTGCTGCAGGATGTATACAATATCCCCGTGCCCCGCACATCGGTGGAACAGTTCTTTACTAAAAGTATAGAGCCTTTTCATGACGGTCATTATTTCGCTGAAGGCGACCTGGTCTTTTTTGCGACCATTCCCGGCAAACCGGTTTCGCATGTAGGGTTTTACCTGCAAAACCGTGTTTTTGTCAATGCTTCCTCTTCACAGGGCGTTAGCCTGGCCAACCTCGATGATCCTTACTGGAAGAAACGGTATGTGGCGGCAGGAAGGGTGAAGCGGTTTCTTAACTGA
- a CDS encoding type VI secretion system baseplate subunit TssF codes for MENREQIKNRMIKTAARLWGYTEDESASAFDPLVNLLFTACALELEKISGEVAASRGRLLERMVQLLSPEVLNGPLPAHAVLHARAIEEGARLRDSDQFFVSQRITTAYESGNNQFKDIFFSPTAPFHINSAAVQYLATGYQLFCYREKIAKEVIAHCLPGRELSPAVLWLGIAGSPSSLHQTQCYFEIRNEVNRGLFYSNLPAARWYYGDREIMAEPGYNQEEVSGERLDIEELLTRKNTSSYKIKEQVNAFYKNRFITLLEKENVAGAGMPMPAELLQCFDKKDLQGLQQQSLRWIKIVFPENIPAAVLQDVVCHFNCFPVINRQLHELSYRMHDLVNIIPLQAADSFFDLHEITDQEGTIYNLRTVRKNEKEKLSVLLRQGGIARFDERNAAAIVEHIIQLLSDESAAFAVLGREFMAGEMKQLQQLIYKLEQQLQNRQLHREHTPFLVVRPTGTEKINNLLITFWSTGGSQGNQVKAGTSLQTYKTADGYHHQDIILVSGTVGGRDRLSAAESITAYKSALLSRDRLVSLEDIKLFCQLQLGNKAQKVQVEKGVMVAQQVAQGFARTIDVRIVLSRKDYLDAQEKNQLTFWKEDLVLQLSKKSAGLTPFRVFIEEAA; via the coding sequence ATGGAGAACAGAGAGCAAATAAAGAACCGGATGATAAAAACGGCCGCCAGGCTATGGGGCTATACGGAAGATGAATCTGCTTCCGCTTTCGATCCCCTGGTCAACCTGCTGTTTACAGCCTGTGCGCTGGAGCTGGAGAAGATTTCCGGGGAGGTGGCCGCCTCCAGGGGGCGTTTGCTGGAAAGAATGGTGCAACTCCTTTCGCCCGAAGTATTGAATGGTCCGCTGCCGGCACATGCGGTGTTGCATGCAAGGGCCATTGAGGAAGGCGCCCGCCTGCGCGACAGTGACCAGTTCTTTGTATCACAAAGAATAACTACTGCTTATGAATCCGGCAACAACCAGTTCAAGGATATCTTCTTTTCGCCTACGGCGCCTTTTCATATCAATAGTGCCGCTGTACAGTACCTCGCTACCGGTTACCAGTTATTCTGTTACCGCGAGAAAATAGCCAAGGAGGTCATAGCCCATTGCCTGCCCGGCCGGGAATTGTCGCCGGCCGTATTGTGGCTGGGCATTGCCGGTAGCCCGTCCAGCCTGCACCAAACACAATGTTACTTTGAGATCAGGAATGAAGTGAACCGCGGGCTGTTCTACAGCAACCTGCCGGCTGCCCGTTGGTACTATGGCGACCGGGAGATCATGGCTGAGCCTGGCTACAACCAGGAAGAAGTGAGTGGTGAGCGGCTGGACATAGAAGAACTGCTTACCCGCAAGAACACCAGCTCTTACAAGATCAAAGAGCAGGTGAATGCTTTTTATAAAAACCGGTTCATCACCTTGTTGGAAAAGGAGAACGTAGCAGGAGCCGGAATGCCCATGCCGGCCGAACTGCTGCAATGTTTTGATAAGAAAGACCTGCAAGGGTTACAACAACAGTCCCTGCGCTGGATAAAGATCGTTTTCCCGGAAAACATACCGGCTGCCGTACTGCAGGATGTAGTATGCCACTTCAATTGTTTCCCGGTCATCAACCGGCAATTGCATGAATTATCCTATCGTATGCACGACCTGGTGAACATCATTCCCCTGCAGGCCGCCGATAGCTTTTTTGACCTGCATGAAATAACCGACCAGGAAGGGACTATCTACAACCTGCGCACCGTCCGGAAAAATGAAAAGGAAAAACTGTCGGTGCTCCTGCGCCAGGGCGGTATAGCCCGGTTCGACGAGCGCAATGCAGCGGCCATCGTGGAGCACATCATCCAGTTGCTGAGTGATGAGAGTGCGGCGTTTGCAGTGTTGGGCCGTGAATTTATGGCAGGCGAAATGAAACAATTGCAACAGCTCATCTATAAACTGGAGCAACAGTTGCAGAACAGGCAGCTACACCGGGAGCATACGCCTTTCCTGGTAGTGCGGCCCACCGGTACTGAAAAGATCAATAACCTCCTCATCACCTTCTGGAGTACCGGAGGCAGTCAGGGTAACCAGGTGAAAGCAGGGACCAGTCTGCAGACTTATAAAACAGCCGACGGCTATCACCACCAGGATATCATCCTGGTATCCGGTACCGTGGGCGGGCGCGACCGGCTCAGTGCCGCTGAAAGCATTACTGCTTACAAGTCGGCGCTGCTGTCCCGCGACCGGCTGGTGAGCCTGGAGGACATCAAATTATTCTGCCAGTTACAACTGGGTAATAAGGCTCAAAAAGTACAGGTGGAAAAAGGGGTGATGGTAGCGCAACAGGTAGCGCAGGGATTTGCCCGCACCATTGATGTACGCATTGTGCTGAGCAGGAAAGATTACCTCGACGCACAGGAAAAGAACCAGTTAACCTTCTGGAAAGAGGACCTGGTGCTGCAGTTGTCAAAGAAATCTGCAGGCCTTACCCCTTTCCGGGTATTCATAGAAGAAGCAGCTTAA
- a CDS encoding type VI secretion system baseplate subunit TssG, which produces MHQIIDIEKLFEELSANRYDIKAEALIGQVLQQAGAGDIVAINDGRFFREYRKDLYGIDRIEDSWKQQLLQLHLSRTGLYDLLPEGLFHQPVGESNRNDAAGNMAAYSRRDKKKEAAARKFFQPLENSFFLQRVQLEKEEMRLLTGIDSGLLADYFFHFWGFPEGLNRNSGVLLVLLLPYAHVIAGNLALMQSCLQILLQEQVTIWQVAPSMSYANEQEGGLGEQALGNDMVCGNQFWEDHTCLQYDIGPLQHSYPSEYVQGGENDLVLEVFNNYFAPVEADITINIEVDREKALIRLDEEHSPILGYSSML; this is translated from the coding sequence ATGCACCAAATCATTGACATAGAAAAACTATTCGAAGAACTATCAGCCAACCGCTATGATATAAAAGCAGAGGCATTGATTGGCCAGGTGCTGCAACAGGCTGGCGCTGGGGATATCGTGGCGATTAACGACGGACGGTTTTTCCGCGAATACCGGAAAGACCTGTATGGGATTGACCGCATCGAAGATTCCTGGAAGCAACAATTGTTGCAACTGCACCTGTCGCGCACAGGTTTGTACGACCTGTTGCCCGAAGGGCTCTTTCATCAGCCGGTGGGAGAAAGCAACCGGAATGATGCAGCCGGCAATATGGCGGCGTATAGCAGGCGGGATAAAAAGAAAGAAGCGGCTGCGCGTAAATTCTTTCAGCCCCTGGAGAACAGTTTCTTTTTACAGCGGGTACAACTGGAGAAAGAAGAAATGCGGTTGCTGACAGGGATAGACAGTGGTTTGCTGGCGGATTACTTCTTTCATTTCTGGGGATTCCCGGAAGGGCTGAACAGGAACAGCGGTGTATTGCTGGTGTTGTTATTGCCTTATGCGCATGTGATTGCCGGTAACCTTGCCCTGATGCAAAGCTGCCTGCAGATATTGTTGCAGGAACAAGTAACCATCTGGCAGGTAGCGCCTTCCATGAGTTATGCCAATGAGCAGGAGGGAGGACTAGGGGAGCAGGCGCTGGGCAATGATATGGTATGTGGTAACCAGTTTTGGGAAGACCATACTTGTCTGCAATACGATATCGGTCCGCTGCAGCATAGCTATCCTTCCGAGTATGTGCAGGGAGGGGAGAATGACCTGGTGCTGGAAGTATTCAACAACTACTTCGCACCGGTAGAAGCAGACATTACCATCAATATTGAAGTAGACCGTGAAAAAGCACTGATCAGATTAGATGAAGAACACAGCCCGATATTAGGTTATTCAAGTATGCTATAA
- a CDS encoding class I SAM-dependent methyltransferase, with protein sequence MNDTSSTVPSADFSGDVATHYDQFLGPLFFEPYAIEVAKRIDPAAVSIALEIAAGTGRVTRHIRERIPASAKLIASDISGEMLAEAKKKLSHLDIDWQNIDAQQLPFSDNSIDLVVCCFGYMFVPDKPKAFAEAYRVLRPGGMFLFTTWDSLEHNAASYTSRSIAKEYLEEPLPESYNLAASMSDEAAIRQLLQDARFSKIAIEKVKHFSVSPTAKEATYGLVEGGLIYKEIKKRNPAWIDEIKIRVEKELAEKFGAAPMSAPMSAVISQAWK encoded by the coding sequence ATGAATGATACTTCCAGTACAGTTCCTTCCGCTGATTTCTCAGGAGATGTTGCTACTCACTATGATCAATTTCTAGGTCCCTTATTCTTTGAACCATACGCCATAGAAGTAGCAAAACGAATTGACCCTGCCGCGGTTTCTATTGCATTGGAAATTGCTGCCGGAACGGGCCGGGTTACCCGCCATATCCGGGAACGTATTCCCGCCTCAGCAAAATTAATCGCTTCTGATATTAGCGGGGAAATGTTGGCTGAAGCAAAGAAGAAATTAAGCCATCTTGATATTGACTGGCAAAATATCGATGCACAACAACTCCCTTTTAGTGACAATAGTATCGACCTGGTTGTTTGTTGCTTTGGATACATGTTTGTTCCTGATAAGCCAAAGGCATTCGCTGAGGCATATCGCGTTTTAAGACCAGGAGGCATGTTTTTATTTACAACCTGGGATAGCCTGGAGCATAATGCTGCGTCCTATACTTCCAGGTCTATAGCAAAGGAATATTTGGAAGAGCCGTTGCCTGAGTCATATAATCTTGCCGCCTCGATGAGTGATGAAGCTGCTATAAGACAATTATTACAGGATGCAAGGTTTTCAAAAATAGCCATTGAGAAAGTAAAACATTTTTCCGTCAGCCCAACTGCAAAAGAGGCAACATACGGTCTTGTAGAGGGAGGACTTATTTATAAGGAGATCAAAAAGCGTAATCCCGCATGGATAGATGAGATAAAAATCAGAGTAGAAAAAGAACTTGCTGAAAAATTCGGCGCTGCCCCTATGAGTGCCCCAATGAGTGCTGTAATCAGCCAGGCATGGAAATAA
- a CDS encoding TssN family type VI secretion system protein → MERLITPDLNKVLMLLGIGFLSLSLILGFVARKIRNSFKPFSKRAILYLVIAALLFALTGLIIGAPLFSSYTGYFIFFQVLFLLYGTAHVYLMERKLPWGGDRAFWPDFIFTFLIMVVGAVGFVLAYRLMNREGLEIALMPSVLVFGVPLFVLYTFRQAMALPPKVLKQWYYPVHQPVEDPDESKLKNLLLISFEFQKKGEDAWYTNFRAKAPTDMELGTLFYYFINDYNERHPEGRIHFVNGQGSPHGWMFYKKPKWYNIFTRYVDADRTIFTNNIRENDVIVCARTFE, encoded by the coding sequence ATGGAAAGATTAATAACACCAGACCTCAATAAGGTGTTGATGTTACTGGGCATCGGGTTCCTCAGCCTTTCCCTGATCCTCGGCTTCGTGGCCCGTAAGATCCGGAACAGCTTCAAACCTTTCAGCAAGCGGGCTATCCTGTACCTGGTAATAGCCGCGCTGTTATTTGCCCTCACCGGTCTTATCATAGGGGCGCCCTTATTCAGCAGCTATACCGGGTATTTTATTTTCTTCCAGGTGCTGTTCCTGCTGTATGGTACGGCCCATGTATACCTCATGGAGCGCAAACTGCCCTGGGGGGGCGACAGGGCTTTCTGGCCCGACTTCATCTTTACCTTCCTCATCATGGTGGTAGGCGCTGTGGGCTTTGTGCTGGCTTACCGCCTGATGAACCGGGAAGGATTGGAGATAGCGCTCATGCCCTCAGTATTGGTATTCGGGGTGCCCCTGTTTGTATTGTACACTTTCCGGCAGGCTATGGCGCTGCCGCCCAAAGTATTGAAACAATGGTATTATCCCGTACATCAGCCGGTGGAAGACCCGGATGAAAGCAAACTGAAGAACCTCTTGCTCATCAGCTTTGAATTTCAGAAGAAAGGCGAGGATGCCTGGTATACCAACTTCAGGGCGAAAGCGCCTACAGATATGGAACTGGGTACCCTGTTCTATTACTTCATCAATGATTACAATGAGCGGCACCCGGAAGGACGTATCCATTTCGTCAACGGGCAGGGATCGCCACATGGATGGATGTTTTACAAGAAACCCAAATGGTACAATATATTCACCAGATACGTAGATGCAGACAGAACGATCTTTACCAACAACATCAGGGAGAATGATGTGATCGTATGCGCACGCACGTTTGAATAA
- a CDS encoding MoaD/ThiS family protein yields MPTVKFTYALKRFFPGLQQTAAQGDTLAAVLEEMESSYPGVRSYVLDEQGKLRQHVNIFIDGTMIKDRTTLSDPFSENSEIYIMQALSGG; encoded by the coding sequence ATGCCGACCGTAAAGTTCACATACGCATTAAAAAGGTTTTTTCCTGGTTTACAGCAGACAGCGGCCCAAGGGGATACGCTGGCTGCTGTACTGGAAGAAATGGAAAGCAGCTATCCCGGCGTGCGCAGTTATGTGCTGGATGAGCAGGGGAAGCTGCGGCAACATGTGAATATTTTTATTGACGGCACGATGATCAAAGACAGGACCACCCTGAGCGATCCGTTTTCCGAAAACAGTGAGATCTATATTATGCAAGCTTTATCCGGAGGATAA
- the tssO gene encoding type VI secretion system TssO, with protein sequence MQTVVNTRERDRAFLKFLFFFVITVCLVSGAIYFDMRMPAKENEVLRQQVSRYRTQSLAQEKFANSMDHAKVLIDSLRQPGVNSMYLNQQIAVRLRELTDLQYKDSSIYSRMNKNILDLFLRYQDATNKVVSMGDMPAKLEDYKSKYEQTQRDLDQARRDLDLLRRASNAAGY encoded by the coding sequence ATGCAAACTGTAGTCAATACCCGGGAAAGGGACCGGGCATTTTTAAAGTTCCTTTTCTTTTTCGTCATCACGGTATGCCTGGTTTCAGGTGCTATCTATTTCGACATGCGCATGCCTGCCAAAGAAAATGAAGTGCTGCGGCAGCAGGTGAGCCGTTACCGTACCCAGAGCCTGGCGCAGGAGAAATTTGCCAACAGTATGGACCATGCCAAAGTATTGATCGATTCCCTGCGGCAGCCCGGTGTAAACAGCATGTACCTCAACCAGCAGATAGCAGTACGTCTGCGGGAGCTCACCGACCTGCAATACAAAGACAGCAGTATTTACAGCCGGATGAATAAAAATATACTCGACCTGTTCCTGCGTTACCAGGATGCGACCAACAAGGTAGTAAGCATGGGGGATATGCCCGCAAAACTGGAAGATTACAAATCGAAGTATGAGCAAACGCAGCGCGACCTGGACCAGGCCCGCCGCGACCTGGACCTCCTGCGCCGCGCCAGCAATGCCGCGGGCTATTAA
- a CDS encoding PKD domain-containing protein, whose protein sequence is MENKKIQPAYLDDKIIITMIILSLVALMVTAFRYKSYEPCLAFHIKAKAEYYRTGEPIRFETDVRNGQEFRWEFGDNEVSQTNISSVVHTYDVPGEYTITLTVNGTCSEYKTIYITRAPKLENPLLLPTFVCPQSAEVGMPVTFTDTTAGARSWEWRFGETAAIDATSSTASYVYKTPGLKTIALVINNNVQQMATCKVFVNEAARPKDNNNRRNRQPGNIIVIPAKPVTPTLNEQANEQPAMKEPPKPMGASISKQDLEGKLRMVASNFFKAEGFTPYLCNNLNIPVSLNGEEITFVEFCNKLSALKGEKKIKELNVQQIKSSETNCIISLNVSMKLKKGFLGLF, encoded by the coding sequence ATGGAAAATAAAAAAATACAACCGGCTTACCTCGATGATAAGATCATCATCACCATGATCATCCTTAGCCTGGTGGCATTGATGGTCACCGCTTTCCGGTATAAGAGCTATGAACCCTGCCTGGCTTTCCATATCAAAGCGAAGGCTGAATACTACCGTACCGGAGAGCCCATCCGTTTTGAAACAGATGTCCGCAATGGACAGGAATTCCGTTGGGAGTTTGGCGACAATGAAGTGAGCCAGACCAATATATCTTCCGTGGTGCATACTTACGACGTGCCCGGGGAATATACCATCACCCTTACGGTGAATGGAACATGCAGCGAATACAAAACCATCTACATCACCCGGGCGCCTAAACTGGAAAATCCATTGCTGCTGCCCACCTTTGTCTGTCCCCAGTCGGCAGAAGTAGGGATGCCCGTTACCTTTACTGATACCACGGCAGGTGCGCGTAGCTGGGAATGGCGTTTTGGCGAGACGGCTGCCATAGATGCCACTTCCTCCACTGCCAGTTATGTATACAAAACTCCCGGACTGAAAACCATTGCCCTGGTCATCAATAACAATGTGCAGCAAATGGCTACCTGTAAAGTCTTTGTGAACGAAGCGGCACGGCCAAAGGACAACAATAACCGGCGCAACCGGCAGCCCGGCAATATCATCGTGATACCGGCCAAGCCTGTTACGCCCACCCTGAATGAACAGGCCAATGAACAACCAGCCATGAAAGAACCTCCCAAGCCAATGGGCGCCAGCATCAGCAAGCAGGACCTGGAAGGTAAGCTGCGCATGGTGGCCAGCAATTTCTTTAAGGCAGAAGGGTTTACCCCTTATCTCTGCAACAACCTGAATATACCGGTAAGCCTCAATGGAGAGGAGATCACTTTCGTTGAGTTCTGCAACAAGCTGAGCGCCCTTAAAGGCGAAAAGAAAATTAAAGAGCTCAACGTGCAGCAGATCAAGAGCAGTGAAACCAATTGCATCATCAGCCTGAATGTAAGCATGAAGCTGAAAAAAGGCTTCCTCGGCTTATTCTAA
- a CDS encoding DinB family protein, with the protein MKKMLFFALALATFAFTIPASPLSKKERKEAVRLLKSTEKDLLQELKGLSEAQLKYKPAPDRWSVEECVKHIATTEQMLWQMTEGGIKQPANPEKRAEIKWTDAQVVQNIGDRTEKRQTFDNLKPENSPFKTMTDALESFKSSRSNLISYVRSTDEDLRNHVLALPFGQLDAYQMILFMAAHSTRHTKQIQEVKADPGFPKN; encoded by the coding sequence ATGAAAAAGATGCTATTTTTTGCCCTTGCGCTGGCAACATTTGCCTTTACTATTCCTGCCAGCCCCCTTTCAAAAAAAGAAAGAAAAGAAGCAGTCCGCTTATTGAAAAGCACAGAAAAAGACCTGTTACAGGAACTGAAAGGCCTGAGTGAAGCCCAGTTGAAGTATAAACCGGCCCCAGACCGGTGGAGCGTAGAGGAATGCGTGAAGCATATTGCCACTACCGAACAGATGCTGTGGCAAATGACAGAAGGAGGTATTAAACAACCCGCCAATCCCGAGAAGCGTGCTGAAATAAAATGGACTGATGCACAGGTGGTACAAAACATAGGAGACCGGACGGAGAAACGGCAAACCTTCGACAATTTAAAGCCAGAGAACTCTCCCTTTAAAACCATGACAGATGCGCTGGAATCATTCAAAAGCAGCAGGTCCAATCTCATCAGTTATGTAAGATCAACGGATGAAGACCTGCGCAATCATGTGCTTGCCCTGCCGTTCGGTCAACTGGACGCCTACCAGATGATCCTGTTCATGGCGGCACACAGTACCCGGCACACCAAACAAATACAGGAAGTGAAAGCAGATCCCGGTTTTCCTAAGAATTAA
- a CDS encoding GPW/gp25 family protein, whose product MPMKYYSLPLDPECLMQKKEHPGCTLKQSVAGHLHLIVTTAFGEMQGEHEFGNAIWEHDFDNLATRSKQQELMKESLTKAVRQHEKRLDAVKVEVTVKQEEMVALAVTSRIKKRLDILIMGRLTATSENIVFRDSFFVGPLSYS is encoded by the coding sequence ATGCCCATGAAGTACTATTCATTGCCATTGGATCCTGAATGTCTCATGCAGAAAAAAGAGCATCCTGGCTGCACCCTCAAACAATCAGTGGCCGGCCACCTGCACCTCATCGTTACCACGGCATTTGGTGAAATGCAGGGGGAGCACGAGTTTGGTAATGCTATATGGGAACATGATTTCGACAACCTCGCCACCCGTTCAAAACAGCAGGAGCTGATGAAGGAATCGTTAACAAAAGCAGTCAGGCAACATGAAAAACGATTGGATGCCGTGAAAGTGGAAGTAACTGTTAAACAGGAAGAAATGGTGGCGCTGGCAGTCACCTCACGCATAAAAAAAAGACTGGACATTCTGATAATGGGGCGACTCACGGCTACCAGTGAAAACATTGTTTTCCGGGATAGCTTTTTCGTGGGACCATTGTCGTATAGTTAA
- a CDS encoding WD40/YVTN/BNR-like repeat-containing protein, giving the protein MKSTILLGTRKGFIAYHFQNGQWKTENLSFEGVPVSIAYADPRNGTWWACLDHGHWGVKLHRSKDRGATWEEVAAPAYPEGAEVKDGQPATTRYIWSMAHGGKSFPSKIWAGTDPGGLFVSEDEGTSFQLVESLWNHPTRKEGWFGGGRDLPGIHSIIVDPRDENHIHIGISCAGVFETADGGKTWAVRNKGLRADFLPDPYAEMGHDPHILVAAPGDPDNLWQQNHCGIFRSVNGAQSWDDIGEPEGPARFGFAITVAEDNPDQAWVAPANSDMTRTAIKGALCICRTDDGGKTWREQRKGLPQENCFDIVYRHALASSGNGVAFGTTTGNFFFSPDKGESWQVINNYLPMVYSVQFVD; this is encoded by the coding sequence ATGAAATCAACGATCCTGCTGGGCACCCGTAAAGGATTTATTGCCTATCATTTTCAAAATGGCCAATGGAAAACAGAAAATCTTTCCTTTGAAGGCGTACCGGTCTCTATTGCCTATGCCGACCCACGCAACGGTACCTGGTGGGCCTGCCTTGATCATGGACACTGGGGCGTGAAACTACACCGCTCCAAAGACCGGGGCGCTACCTGGGAAGAAGTAGCCGCGCCTGCCTATCCCGAAGGCGCGGAAGTAAAAGATGGCCAGCCAGCCACCACGCGTTATATATGGTCTATGGCGCATGGCGGTAAAAGCTTTCCTTCCAAGATATGGGCAGGCACTGATCCCGGTGGCCTGTTTGTGAGCGAAGATGAAGGCACCAGCTTTCAGTTGGTAGAATCCCTGTGGAACCATCCCACCCGTAAGGAAGGCTGGTTTGGTGGTGGCCGCGACTTGCCCGGCATCCACTCCATTATAGTAGACCCACGGGATGAGAACCATATTCATATCGGCATCAGTTGCGCTGGCGTATTTGAAACGGCCGATGGTGGTAAAACCTGGGCCGTGCGCAACAAAGGCCTGCGTGCCGATTTCCTGCCCGACCCTTATGCAGAAATGGGTCATGATCCGCATATACTGGTAGCCGCACCGGGCGATCCGGACAACCTGTGGCAACAGAACCATTGCGGTATTTTTCGCTCTGTCAATGGCGCCCAAAGCTGGGATGATATTGGGGAGCCGGAAGGTCCCGCCCGTTTTGGTTTTGCCATCACCGTTGCGGAAGACAATCCCGATCAGGCATGGGTGGCGCCTGCCAATAGTGATATGACGCGGACCGCTATTAAGGGAGCGCTTTGCATTTGCCGTACTGATGACGGCGGCAAAACCTGGAGGGAACAAAGAAAAGGACTGCCGCAGGAGAACTGTTTTGATATTGTTTACCGCCATGCACTGGCCAGTTCCGGTAATGGGGTAGCCTTTGGCACTACTACCGGCAATTTCTTCTTTTCTCCTGACAAAGGCGAAAGCTGGCAGGTAATCAATAACTACCTGCCGATGGTGTATTCAGTGCAGTTTGTGGACTAA